DNA sequence from the Pedobacter sp. W3I1 genome:
AATGGACCAATTGAGAAATCGTAACCATAACCGATCCTGAGTTTCTCTGACGGAAAAATCTGTATCGCTGCTACGGCAGAATTCCTAGGCGTAAGATCGCGCTGTAAATAGCTTTTATCATACAGCTTTACTCCCGTCCGGTACGAACCGCCAACCCAGATAAAATCTTTGATCATCAGAAATGCATTCAAATCCAAACTCGTTGGACCTCCGCGGTCGTCTTTCAAAAGGAAAGAAGGTTTAACCTGAAAATCTTCCGAAAGTGGAAACAATGCTCCAGCGGTGAGGTAATAATGCGGTTTTGGCTGTGGGATAAAGGCATAACGGTCGATATCGATGTAAGTGGCAATCAGGTTATCGGCCGAGAAACCCGCATAAAACTTATCGTTAGCAAAGTAAACCCCTGCCCTTGCATCGGGCACAATGGTACTCTGCATGCCAACTGGCTGGTTAGGCTCCGGGTTGTTCGGGTTCAGCTGTGCACCATCTATACCCAACTGCACCATTCCAACGCCAAGGCCCAGTGCTAATCGCGAGCTACCATCATCATTCATCCTGATCCGGTAAGAATAGTTACCGTAAATGCTCAGGTTGGTCTGTGCGCCTAGTTTATCGCTCGCCACCTGGAGAGCTAAACCTACATTACCACTGTTAGCGATGGCATCTACCGCCAGCGACATGCTTTTTGGGGCTCCGGTAATACCTGTCCACTGGCTCCGGTAAAAGCTATGCACATTCAGTACTTCTTTATACCCCGCATAAGCAGGATTGATATAAATCCCGTTGAACATATATTGGCTATACTGGGCATCCTGCTGTGCAGATACTGGTCGCGAAAGCAACAAAAACGAACCTGCTATTAATATTATTAATTTCTTCATTACTTTCTTCCCTATTAGTTTTTAAATGCCCTAATCAGGGTGATATAACCTTTAAACACTTTCCATTCATTATTTCCACCTTTTCTGGCGCGCAGCAAATAATAATAAGTTCCTTCATTCAAACCTTCACCTGTCCAGTTATTCTGGTAGCCTTTGGCACGAAACACTTCGTTACCCCAGCGATTAACAATGGTGATTTCGTTCTCCGCAAATTCGGCCAGGCCATTAATCTCGAAAGTGTCATTTATACCGTCGCCATTTGGCGTAAACAAGTTCGGAATCAATAAATCATCGCCTGTTATGGTTGCTGCATCTGCCTGAACCATGTTATTATTTAATATTGGATCTGGCTGATCTGCTTTTACTGTTGCTGAGTTGTTTAATACACCAGCAGCTAAGGTTCTTGCTTTAAAGGTTAGTGTTGCGCTCTGATTTAAATCTAAACTTCCAACTAACCATACTAAATCTCTGCTTGTGGTGGTATAAGTTGTTGCACCGATGGTAACCGTAATTTCTTTAGGCGCGTCGATAATAGTCGAAAGCTTATCCGTAACGGTAACTCCTGTCGCCCTGTTTGGGCCTTTATTGGTTACGGTAATTTTATAGGTTACATCAGAACCTGTTTTAATATCGCCTTTGGTTACCAATTCTTTTGTAACCATTAAATCAGCTGATTTATCTACGGCCATAAGCGCTTCTGGCTTAATGGTTATTCCTGTCGGAGCAGTCATTATAGCCACATTTTTTATCGTATTGTAGCTATTTACATCTGGAGCAACTTTCGCATCAAAAGTTAATACCGTACTCGAATTGGCCTGCATATTAATCGTCCATTTCAAAGTATTACCCATAACAGTACCGTAGCCTGAAACAGAATTAGGAATATAAGTTAAGCCAGCAGGAAGTTCATCAGTTATAGTCACTCCATTTAATGCAGAGCCTCCTGTATTTTTAATTTGAAGCGAATAGGTCAAAATTTCATTGGCCTGTGCTTTGCCATCTTTATTGCCTTTGCTATCAACAACAGATTTACTGCCTTCCAGCATCCCATCTGTAGGGATCGATACAGCCGGGCTCAATGGTGTTGAGGTATTTCCGGGATCGGTTACCGTAGCGGTGTTATTCACACTTAAAACACCTGAAGGAATAATGGCATTAACCGTTACTTTAAAGCTTACCTGCACCTGTCCGTTGGCAGGAATGGTCAAATTGTTCCAGTTTAATACATTGCCGACTAATGATCCGCCATTATCTGCACTCGCACTTATATAAGTAGTATTAACCGGAATTGCGTCGGTAATCTTGACACCCATTCTGGCAGCATTTCCGTTGTTTTTAACAATAATATGATAAGTTAAAACCTCATTTGCTTCGGCCTTTCCGTTGTTATTGGCATCGGTAACAGTTTTTGAACTTACAATTTTAGGCAATTCCAAAATAGTAGGATAATCGTTGTCTTCCTCCGTTCCCGAAACATCAGAAACTGAAGTTCCAGCTGGCGTGGTAGCCGCAAGTGTAGCCGAGTTTCTTACCGAACTTGCATTTTTCTCGGCCTGCGTAATGGTATAAACGGCCGTAGCCACCGCGGTTTGATCAGGTGCGATACTTGCAGGCGTAAAAGTAATTGTTGATGAAAGTTTTGGATCAAGCAAACTGAAATTGCTTAAAGTAACATTCCCGGTATTTTTCGCGGTAAAAGTATAGGTAACCGAATTTCCATCAGCACTTAAAACACCAGTTTTAACCAAGGTAAGGCCTGGCGTTTCTTTAATAGGAAATACCGTAGGATCATCAGGCGCCAAGGTTCTCGGATCATCTGAAAGTTTACTCAGTTTATTAGCACCCGAATATTTGGCAACCAAACTTGCCTGGTTTATAAACTTTCCATTATCAATTTCTGGCTGCGTTAAGGTGTGTCTGGCTAAAATCAAAGCGGTTTCAGCAGGTTCTAATTTACTGATGGCAGCAGGTGTAATACTACCCAGATCGGCTCCCTCATCGGTTACCACAATATCAGTTAGCGTAACATTACCCGTATTGGTTACCTGGATACTGTACTCAATTACTTTAACCACACCTGCACTGTTGGCAAATGTTTTGGTAAACCTAACTGATGGATTGGCTACAATTGTAGTAAAGGTTGCGTCATCTGCTGCAGGAGTTGATGGATCGTCGGATACTTTCACGATCGCATTTCCTTTCGGATCTTTTACGTTTGCACTTACCTGATTACTGAAACCACCAGCATTTACATCACTTTGTTTTACGGTATGTTTAGCCGTGATATTTATGGTAGCACCAGGCAATACTGAAGTAATATTCGAAGGTGTTAAACTGCCGGCATCTGCATTTGCGTCAACTAATGTAATATCGGTCAAAGTTACATTCCCCGTGTTTTTGAATATAATGTTATAATTGATCACATCGCCGGCCTTGGTTGCACTGTTTGTTGCCGATTTGGTTAAGGTGAAACCTGGCGATGGCGTTAATTTGGTTACCGTAGCATCATTTGGTGCTGGTGTAGACGGGTCATCAGACAATTGGTTAATCACATTGCCTTTATTATCAGTTAATTTTATTGATGCCTGGTTGGTAAACGATCCCTGGTTGATATCAATTTGTGTTAAAGTATGTTTTGCCGTAACATTAACGCTTGCACCCGGAGCCAAAGTTGCAATGCTTGCCGGTTTGATTGACCCGACATCAACTGCAGCATCACTCAGGATTAAATTGCTTAGCGTAACACTTCCTGTATTGGTAATGGTGAAGTTATAATCGATCGATTCGCCAATTTTCATTCCTACAGCACTGGCTACTTTTGTAAAAGTAAGTGAAGAAGTATTTGAAATTGGTGTTTCCGTAGGATTATCGTTTCCGCTTGCCGTTCCAGAAATATCGGTAATGGTATTTCCGGCAGGTGTTTTAGCACTTACCGAAGCAGTATTACTTACTGATCCGGCATCTTTATCACTTTGTGAAAGCGTATAAACCTGATTGTAGGTAAAGCTTGCTCCTACCGCCAATGCCGTAGAGAATGTTTTATTCAATGCTAATTTCTGATCAATCAGCACTACATTATTTAAGATTACATCGCCAATATTGGTAATATTAAAAGTATAAGTAATGCTGTTGCCATCTGCACTTAGTGTACCTGTTTTAACCAATGCTACCTTGCCTTTCATGATAGGCGTGGTAACGGTTGATTGATTATTTATATTTTCAGGATCTGTTGATTTGGCGGTTGAACTCAACGACACACTGTTTACTAAATCTGTTCCGGAAAATGCTGCTGCAACACGGCCATTAACGGTTAAACTTACCTGTTGGCCAGCCAACAGGTCTGCTGTAAGAGTAAAGGTTTTTCCGGTTGAGCTATAAGTTCCGCCGATTGCATTGTAGCTTACATTTTCCAATCCTGCCGGAAGATTTTCTATCAATCCGATGGATTCGCCGCTTAATACCGTAGCAGGTCCGTTGTTTTTAATCGTGATGGTATAGCTGATATCACCATTTGTTTCAACAGCAGTTACATTAGCTGTCTTGTTGATCTGAAGATCGGTAATCCAGTTCGGGATACTTACGGTTATAACAGCTGTCGAAGTTTTTCCGGCATCCAGTTTATCGCTAATCTGATAAATAAGCGTATAAACTCCAGGAAGCGTTCCTGCCGTAACATTTACTTTTCCGGTTGCCGGATCAATGTTAATTTTTGGATTCGAAGTTGAAATTTGATTGATTACAACGGTAGCTGTAGTCGCAGCTGAAACATCATTATATTTATCGTTAACCAGGATATTTTCAACAGCTATACCACCCGTAAAACCATTTGCTGATCCAGCATCGTCTTTGGCCAAAATTGTACTTGTACCAACCGTTATGGTTACAGTAGCCGTTTTTGCCTGACCTGGATTCAGTTTATCTTCAATCTGGTAAACCAAAGTATAGGTTCCGGCCGGAGTGTTTGGCGCAACGTTAACTTTTCCAGTTGTTACATCTAAACTAACATTTGGATTAGTGGTTGAAACCTGGCTTAATTTTACATCATTTAATGTTGCTGGATTGCCGTTGTAGGTATCGTTAGCCAATACATTTTCAACTGCCGTTCCACCTGCGTAGCCGTTTGCATCACCTGAATCATTTGTGGCAGTCAATACTGGTGCACCAACCGTGATGGTTACCGTAGCTGTTTTCGTCTGACCTGGATTCAGTTTATCTTCAATCTGGTAAACCAAAGTATAGGTTCCTGCCGGAGTGTTCGGTGCAACATTCACTTTCCCAGTGGTTACATCTAAAGTAACATTCGGATTGGTAGTTGAAACCTGACTTAATTTTACATCATTTAATGTTGCTGGATTGCCGTTGTAGGTATCGTTAGCCAATACATTTTCAACTGCCGTTCCACCTGTGTAGCCGTTTGCATCACCTGAATCATTTGTCGCAGCCAATGTTGGTGCACCAACCGTAAAGGTTACAGTAGCTGTTTTCGTCTGACCTGGGTTCAGTTTATCTTCAATCTGGTAAACCAAAATGTAGTTTCCTGCCGGAGTGTTCGGTGCAACATTCACTTTTCCAGTGGTTACATCTAAAGCAACATTCGGATTGGTAGTTGAAACCTGACTTAATTTTACATCATTTAATGTGGCTGGATTGCCGTTGTAGGTATCGTTAGCCAATACATTTTCAACTGCCGTTCCACCTGTGTAGCCGTTTGCATCACCTGAATCATTTGTCGCAGCCAATGTTGGTGCACCAACCGTAATGGTTATAGTAGCTGTTTTTGTCTGACCTGTGTTCAGTTTATCTTCGATCTGGTAAACCAAAGTATAGGTTCCTGCGGTAGTGTTCGGTGCAACGTTAACTTTTCCAGTGGTTACATCTAAAGTAACATTCGGATTGGCAGTTGAAACCTGACTTAATTTTACAACATTTAATGTTACTGGATTACCATTGTAGGTATCGTTAGTCAATACATTTTCAACTGCCGTTCCACCTGTGTAGCCGTTTGCATCACCTGAATCATTTGTCGCAGCCAATGTTGGTGCACCAACCGTAATGGTTACAGTAGCTGTTTTCGTCTGACCTGGGTTCAGTTTATCTTCAATCTGGTAAACCAAAATGTAGTTTCCTGCCGGAGTGTTCGGTGCAACATTCACTTTTCCAGTGGTTACATCTAAAGCAACATTCGGATTGGTAGTTGAAACCTGACTTAATTTTACATCATTTAATGTTGCTGGATTGCCGTTGTAGGTATCGTTAGCCAATACATTTTCAACAGCCGTTCCACCCGTGAAGCCGTTTGCATTTCCTGAATCGTTTACCGCAGCCAATGCAGGTGCAGCAACCGTAATGGTTATAGTAGCTGTTTTTGCCTGACCTGTGTTCAGTTTATCTTCGATCTGGTAAACCAAAGTATAAGTACCTGCGGGAGTGTTCGGTGCAACGTTAACCTTTCCTGTCGTTACATCTAAAGTAACATTTGGATTGCTGGTTGAAACCTGACTTAATTTTACATCATTTAATGTTGTTGGATTGCCGTTATAAGTATCGTTAGCCAATACATTTTCAACAGCTGTTCCGCCGGTGAAGCCATTAGCATTTCCTGAATCATTTGTGGCAGTCAATGCAGGTGCACCAACCGTGATGGTTACCGTAGCTGTTTTAGTCTGACCTGGATTCAGTTTATCTTCAATCTGGTAAACCAAAATGTAGTTTCCTGCCGGAGTGTTCGGTGCAACATTCACTTTTCCAGTGGTTACATCTAAAGTAACATTTGGATTGCTGGTTGAAACCTGACTTAATTTTACATCATTTAATGTTGCTGGATTGCCGTTGTAGGTATCGTTAGCCAATACATTTTCAACAGCCGTTCCACCCGTGAAGCCGTTTGCATTTCCTGAATCGTTTACCGCAGCCAATGCAGGTGCAGCAACCGTAATGGTTATAGTAGCTGTTTTTGCCTGACCTGTGTTCAGTTTATCTTCGATCTGGTAAACCAAAGTATAAGTACCTGCGGGAGTGTTCGGTGCAACGTTAACCTTTCCTGTCGTTACATCTAAAGTAACATTTGGATTGCTGGTTGAAACCTGACTTAATTTTACATCATTTAATGTTGTTGGATTGCCGTTATAAGTATCGTTAGCCAATACATTTTCAACAGCTGTTCCGCCGGTGAAGCCATTAGCATTTCCTGAATCATTTGTGGCAGTCAATGCAGGTGCACCAACCGTGATGGTTACCGTAGCTGTTTTAGTCTGACCTGGATTCAGTTTATCTTCAATCTGGTAAACCAAAATGTAGTTTCCTGCCGGAGTGTTCGGTGCAACATTCACTTTTCCAGTGGTTACATCTAAAGTAACATTCGGATTGGCAGTTGAAACCTGGCTTAATTTCACATCATTTAATGTGACTGGATTACCGTTGTAGGTATCGTTAGCCAATACATTTTCAACTGCTGTTCCGCCGGTGAAGCCGTTGGCATTTCCTGAATCGTTTGTGGCAGCCAATACTGGTGCACCAACCGTTATGGTTACAGTAGCCGTTTTAGTCTGACCTGGATTCAGTTTATCTTCAATCTGGTAAACCAAAGTATAGGTTCCTGCCGGAGTGTTCGGTGCAACATTCACTTTCCCAGTGGTTACATCTAAAGCAACATTCGGATTGGTAGTTGAAACCTGACTTAATTTCACATCATTTAATGTTGCTGGATTGCCATTGTAGGTATCGTTAGCCAATACATTTTCAACTGCTGTTCCTCCGGCAAAGCCGTTTGCATTTCCTGAATCGTTTGTGGCAGCGAATATAGGTGCAGCGACCGTGATGGTTACAGTAGCTTGTTTGGATTGACTTGCATCTAATTTATCTACGATTTGGTAAACTAATGTGTAAACGCCTGCTGCTGTATTTGGTTTTACATCTACCTGTCCGGTTGCAACATTAAGCGTTACATTAGAATTTGTTGTGGAAACTTGTGAAAGGCTTACATCATTTAAAGTTGGAGACGTTGAAGTTCCATTGTAAGTGTCATTTGCCAATACATTAGCAACTGCGGTTCCACCTGTTACCGAGTTAGCTGTTCCTGCATCATCTTTTGCCAATAAAGCTCCTGAAGTCACCGTAACCTTAACCGTTGCAGTAGAAGTTTTAGTAGCATCCAGTTTATCGGTGATCGTATAAGTTAAAGTATAAACACCAGCAGGTGTATTTGTTGCAACACTTACCGCTCCCGTTGTTGGGTCAAGGCTTACTTTGCCATTGCTGTCATTAGTACCGTTGGTGATGGTGACATCAGCCAAAGTTGGGGCAACATTAGTTCCATTGTAGGTATCGTTTACTAAAACACTCGCAACTGCTGTTCCGCCTGTTACCGAGTTTGAAGTACCGGCATCATCCTTAGCCAATAAAACTCCTGAAGCAACCGTAACTTTTACCATTGCGGTCGATGTTTTCGAAGCATCCAGTTTATCGGTAATAGTATAAGTTAAAGTATAAACACCAGATGGGGTATTCGCCGCAACACTTACCACTCCCGTTGAAGGATCAAGGATTACCTTGCCATTACTGTTGTTTGTTCCATTGATAATGGTCACATCATTTAAGGTCGGAGCAGTTGAAGTTCCGTTGTAAGTATCATTTGCCAAAACATTCGCAACTGCGGTTCCACCTGTGACCGAGTTAGCTGTTCCTGCATCATCTTTCGCCAATAAAACTCCAGAAGCCACAGTTACTTTGATTGTAGCAGTAGAGGTTTTTGAAGCATCCAGTTTATCGGTGATGGTGTAGGTTAGCGTATAAACACCAGCCAAGGTATTGGCTGCAACACTTACCGCTCCTGTTGTAGGATCAAGGATTACCTTGCCGTTACTATCATTAGTACCATTGGTGATGGTTACATCATTTAAGGTCGGAGCGGTTGAAGTTCCGTTGTAAGTATCATTTGCCAATACATTCGCAACTGCGGTACCACCTGTTAACGAGTTGGTTGCTCCTGCATCATCTTTCGCCAATAAAGTTCCTGAAGAAACCGTTACCTTAACCGTTGCGGTAGAAGTTTTCGAAGCATCCAGTTTATCGGTGATCGTGTAAGTTAAAGTATAAACACCAGATGGGGTATTCGCCGCAACACTTACCACCCCTGTTGTAGGATCAAGTGCTACTTTACCGTTACTATCATTAGTACCATTGGTGATGGTTACATCATTTAAGGTCGGAGCGGTTGAAGTTCCGTTGTAAGTATCATTTGCTAAAACATTCTCAACTGTGGTACCACCTGTTATCGAGTTGGCTGTTCCAGCATCATCCTTAGCCAATAAAACTCCTGAAGCAACCGTAACTTTTACCATTGCAGTCGAAGTTTTTGAAGCATCCAGTTTATCGGTGATGGTATAAGTTAAAGTGTAAACGCCAGCAGGTGTATTTGCTGCGACACTTACCGCCCTTGTTAAAGGATCAAGTGTTACTTTACCATTGCTGTCATTTGTTCCTTTAGTAATGGTAACATCAGAAAGAGTTGGGGCGGTTGAAGTTCCGTTGTAAGTATCATTTGTTAAAACATTCGCAACTGCGGTTCCACCTGTTACCGAGTTTGAAGTACCGGCATCGTCTTTAGCCAATAAAGCTCCTGAAGAAACCGTAACCTTAACCGTTGCAGTCGAAGTTTTCGAAGCATCAAGTTTATCGGTAATGATGTAAGTTAGCGTGTAAACACCGGCTGGGGTATTGGCAGCCACACTCACCGCTCCTGTTGTTGGATCAAGTGTTACTTTGCCATTGCTATCATTTGTACCGTTGGTGATGATCACATCATTTAAGGTTGGAGCTGTTGTAGTTCCGTTATAAGTATCGTTGGCTAAAACATTCGCAACTGCGTTTCCACCTGTTACCGAGTTAGCTGTTCCTGCATCATCTTTCGCCAATAAAACTCCTGAAGCAACCGTAACTTTTACCGTTGCGGTCGATGTTTTCGAAGCATCCAGTTTATCGGTGATCGTGTAAGTTAAAGTGTAAACGCCGGCAGGTGTATTAGCAGCAACACTTACTGCTCCTGTTGTTGGATCAAGGGTTACTTTACCATTGCTGTCGTTTGTACCGTTGGTGATGGTCACATCATTTAAGGTCGGAGCGGTTGAAGTTCCGTTATAATTATCGTTTGCCAAAACATTCGCAACCGCCGTTCCACCACTTACAGAATTTGAAGTACCGGCATCGTCTTTTGCAAGCAATGCACCTGAAGCAACCGTTACTTTTACCGTTGCAATAGAAGTTTTCGAAGCATCCAGTTTATCGGTGATCGTATAAGTTAAAGTATAAACGCCAGCAGGTGTATTTGTTGCAACACTTACCGCTCCCGTGGTTGGGTCAAGGCTTACTTTGCCATTGCTGTCATTAGTACCGTTGGTGATGGTGACATCAGCCAAAGTTGGAGCTGTTGCCATTCCATTGTAAGTATCGTTCGAAAGCACGTTTGTTATTGCTGTCCCTCCTGTTACCGAGTTTGAAGTACCTGCATCATCCTTAGCCAATAATGCACCCGAAGCCACCGTTACTTTTACCGTTGCAGTAGACGTTTTTGAAGCATCCAGTTTGTCAGTGATCGTATAAGTTAAAGTATAAACACCAGCAGGTGTATTGGCAGCAACACTTACCGCTCCCGTTGTTGGGTCAAGGCTTACTTTGCTATTGCTGTCATCAGTACCGTTGGTGATGGTCACATCAGAAAGAGTTGGAGCTGTTGCCATTCCATTGTAAGTATCGTTCGAAAGCACGTTTGTTATTGCTGTCCCTCCTGTTACCGAGTTTGAAGTACCTGCATCGTCTTTTGCCAATAAAGTTCCGGAAGCTACCGTCACTTTTACCGTTGCGGTAGAAGTTTTCGAAGCATCAAGTTTATCGGTGATCGTATAAGTTAAAGTGTAAACGCCTGCAGGTGTATTTGCGGCAACACTTACCGCTCCCGTTGCAGGGTCAAGTGTTACCTTGCCGTTGCTGTCGTTCGTACCGTTGGTGATGGTGACATCACTTAAGGTCGGAGCGGTTGAAGTTCCGTTGTAAGTATCGTTTGCCAAAACATTCGCAACCGCCGTTCCACCACTTACCGAATTTGAAGTACCCGCGTCATCTTTAGCCAATAAAGCACCAGAAACCACCGTTACTTTTACCGTTGCAGTAGAAGTTTTCGAAGCATCCAGTTTATCGGTGATCGTATAAGTTAAAGTATAAATGCCAGCAGGAGTATTTGCTGCGACATTTACCGCTCCTGTTGCTGGATCAAGGGTTACTTTACCATTGCTGTCGTTTGTACCGTTGGTAATGGTCACATTAGATAAGTTTGCTTGTGCACCACCATTGTAAGTATCATTACCCAGAACATTCGTTATCGCCGTTCCACCGGTAAAGCTATTGGCGCTTCCACTATCATTAACAGCTAATATCACGCCTGTAACCAAATGGATCGTAACAGTTGCTTCTTTTACATTTCCAGGATTTGCTTTATCTTCTATCTGATAAACCAATGTATAATTTCCAACAGGTGTACCCGGAAGCACATTCACTTTTCCCGTAGCAGGATCAATAGATATGTTAGGATTTGAACTCGAAACCTGAGAGATGGTCACATTAACTAAAGTAGCCTGGTTACCATTCACTTTGTCGTTAACCAAAACATTGTTAACCGCAACACCACCGGTTACTGCACTCAAAGTTCCTTCATCATCAACAGCGTAAACGCCAGTATTGGTTACAGTAGGCGTATCGCTGCCCTCAGTTGTACCCGAAACATCAGAAACATTGCCATTTAACGGATCTTTTCCATTAACCGTAGCCGTATTACTAACTGATCCAGTGGCCCTTTCCGCAGTGGAAATCGTGTACGAAGCTGTAGCCGTTGTGCTCATTCCAGGCGCCAGTGTTGTGGCAGCCAATATTATTGCACTTGTAACTTTACTATCTGTTACCACCAAGTTATTCAAAGTTACATTACCCGTATTTTTTACGGTAAACAGGTAACTAATCGAATTTCCATTAACGTTTAATGTTCCTGTTTTCACCAAAGTAACCGCCGGACTTAAAACAATGTTAACATCAGCTGTTGCTGTCTTAACAGTCGGTAGCTCGGTGGTATTAACACTTGCGGTATTGGTAATCTTTCCAGTGTTATTGGTTGGATTACCATTGTTATTTAAATCTGATTGAAGTACAGTATAAGATCCATTATAG
Encoded proteins:
- a CDS encoding type IX secretion system membrane protein PorP/SprF; the encoded protein is MKKLIILIAGSFLLLSRPVSAQQDAQYSQYMFNGIYINPAYAGYKEVLNVHSFYRSQWTGITGAPKSMSLAVDAIANSGNVGLALQVASDKLGAQTNLSIYGNYSYRIRMNDDGSSRLALGLGVGMVQLGIDGAQLNPNNPEPNQPVGMQSTIVPDARAGVYFANDKFYAGFSADNLIATYIDIDRYAFIPQPKPHYYLTAGALFPLSEDFQVKPSFLLKDDRGGPTSLDLNAFLMIKDFIWVGGSYRTGVKLYDKSYLQRDLTPRNSAVAAIQIFPSEKLRIGYGYDFSIGPLQGYSGGTHEISLSYSFIKQNVRLATPRVF